The following are from one region of the Erwinia billingiae Eb661 genome:
- a CDS encoding SLC13 family permease encodes MNNELIWVLSLLAITILLFISGKLRMDVIALCVIVAFVLSGTLTLQEATLGFSDPNVILIAALFVIGEGLVRTGVALNMGEWLVRVAGSSETKMLVFLMLTVAGLGAFMSSTGVVAIFIPVVLSVSARMGSSPARLMMPLSFAGLISGMMTLVATPPNLVVNSELLREGLTGFRFFDVTPVGMVALILGIGYMLVARKWLADPGQKGTGRALSFRKTAVDSLEVAPAKSQAPHAIFCMALMVAMMLTNAIPNPIAAIIACLLMGKFRCIDMESAYRAIQWPGLILIIGMMPFALALQKTGGVTLIVEGLMDLAGGKSPHVMLLCLFILCATVGLFISNTATAVLMAPIGIAAAQQMGLSPYPFTLIIAVAASAAFMTPVSSPVNMLVMGPGGYRFSDFVKIGVPFTLMIMVVSVLLVPVLFPF; translated from the coding sequence GTGAACAATGAGTTGATTTGGGTCCTCAGCCTGCTGGCGATCACCATTCTGTTGTTTATCTCCGGCAAATTACGCATGGATGTAATTGCGCTGTGTGTGATCGTTGCTTTTGTCCTCAGCGGAACCCTTACCCTGCAGGAAGCCACCCTCGGTTTCAGCGATCCCAACGTGATTCTTATTGCCGCCCTGTTTGTGATTGGCGAAGGCCTGGTGCGCACCGGCGTCGCGCTGAATATGGGGGAATGGCTGGTCAGGGTCGCGGGCAGTAGCGAAACGAAAATGCTGGTTTTTCTGATGCTGACGGTGGCCGGACTCGGGGCCTTTATGAGTTCGACCGGGGTGGTTGCCATCTTTATTCCGGTGGTGCTCAGCGTGTCGGCCAGAATGGGCAGTTCACCGGCCAGGCTGATGATGCCGTTGAGCTTCGCCGGTCTGATCAGCGGCATGATGACACTGGTCGCCACGCCCCCCAACCTGGTGGTGAACAGCGAATTGCTGCGCGAGGGGTTGACGGGATTTCGCTTCTTCGACGTTACGCCGGTGGGCATGGTGGCGCTGATCCTTGGCATTGGCTATATGCTGGTGGCACGCAAATGGCTGGCAGATCCCGGGCAGAAAGGTACAGGCCGAGCGCTGAGTTTCAGAAAAACGGCGGTGGATAGCCTTGAGGTTGCACCGGCAAAAAGTCAGGCTCCTCACGCAATTTTCTGTATGGCCCTGATGGTGGCGATGATGCTAACCAACGCCATTCCAAATCCGATCGCCGCGATAATTGCCTGCCTGCTGATGGGCAAATTCCGCTGTATAGATATGGAGAGCGCCTATCGGGCGATTCAGTGGCCGGGGCTGATCCTGATTATCGGCATGATGCCGTTTGCGTTAGCGCTGCAGAAAACCGGTGGGGTGACGTTGATCGTCGAGGGTTTGATGGATCTGGCGGGAGGCAAAAGTCCGCATGTGATGCTGCTGTGCCTGTTTATCCTTTGCGCCACCGTTGGACTGTTTATTTCCAACACCGCCACGGCGGTGCTGATGGCGCCGATCGGGATTGCCGCCGCGCAGCAGATGGGCCTGTCTCCCTATCCGTTTACCCTGATTATTGCGGTGGCCGCGTCCGCCGCCTTTATGACGCCAGTCTCCTCACCGGTGAACATG
- a CDS encoding sugar phosphatase, whose product MKCKGFLFDLDGTLVDSLPVVERAWSNWASRHGIAAEEVLNFIHGKQAITSLRHFMAGSSEEAIQQEFIALEKVEAEDTDGIVALPGAVELLARLNELDIPWAIVTSGSVPVASARRKAAGLPEPEAFVTAERVQNGKPEPDAYLLGAQLLELEPEECVVVEDAAAGILSGLAAGCHVVAVNAPAGSPRLEDVDMLLYSLEELVIHKNADGSIDVHRKH is encoded by the coding sequence GTGAAGTGTAAAGGTTTTCTGTTTGATTTGGACGGCACGCTGGTCGATTCATTACCGGTTGTCGAACGCGCCTGGTCTAATTGGGCATCACGCCACGGCATAGCAGCCGAAGAAGTGTTGAACTTCATTCATGGCAAGCAGGCTATCACCTCATTGCGCCACTTTATGGCCGGTTCTTCTGAAGAGGCCATTCAGCAGGAGTTCATCGCGCTGGAGAAGGTTGAGGCGGAAGATACCGACGGCATCGTTGCGTTGCCTGGCGCGGTTGAGCTGCTGGCAAGGTTGAATGAGCTGGATATTCCGTGGGCTATCGTCACCTCGGGCTCTGTTCCGGTGGCGTCTGCCCGCCGTAAAGCCGCGGGTTTGCCGGAGCCGGAAGCCTTTGTCACTGCCGAACGCGTGCAGAACGGCAAGCCTGAGCCCGATGCCTATCTGCTCGGCGCGCAGCTGCTGGAGCTTGAGCCGGAAGAGTGCGTGGTGGTGGAAGATGCCGCAGCCGGCATTCTTTCAGGCCTGGCAGCAGGTTGCCATGTGGTGGCAGTCAACGCACCGGCCGGATCGCCAAGGCTGGAAGATGTCGATATGCTGCTCTATTCGCTGGAAGAATTGGTGATCCACAAAAATGCTGACGGCAGTATTGATGTGCACAGAAAGCACTAA
- a CDS encoding YfbU family protein — MEMTNAQRLILSNQYKMMTMLDPDNAERYRRQQTIIERGYGLQMRELDREFGELTEAVCRSIIDIMELHHALHVSWTNLKDPTVIEERRLTFLGFDAATEARYLGYVRFMVNVEGRYTHFDSGTHGFNAQTPMWEKYQRMLTVWHTCPRQYHLSANEIAQIINA; from the coding sequence ATGGAAATGACCAATGCCCAGCGTTTGATCCTCTCTAATCAGTACAAAATGATGACCATGCTTGATCCCGATAACGCCGAGCGCTATCGCCGTCAGCAAACCATTATTGAGCGAGGCTACGGCTTGCAGATGCGTGAGTTGGACCGCGAATTTGGCGAGCTGACCGAAGCGGTTTGCCGCAGCATTATCGATATTATGGAGCTGCATCACGCGCTGCATGTGTCCTGGACAAATCTGAAAGATCCCACCGTCATTGAAGAACGCCGCCTGACCTTCCTCGGTTTTGATGCCGCCACAGAAGCCCGATATCTCGGCTATGTGCGCTTTATGGTGAATGTGGAAGGGCGCTACACCCATTTTGATTCCGGTACGCATGGCTTTAATGCCCAAACGCCGATGTGGGAAAAGTATCAACGCATGCTGACTGTGTGGCACACTTGTCCGCGGCAGTACCATCTGAGTGCGAATGAGATCGCGCAAATCATCAACGCCTGA
- the yfbV gene encoding terminus macrodomain insulation protein YfbV, translating to MANESGTVGWFKLFQCGQHYMKTWPADKRLAAIFPENRVSRATRFSIRFMPPLAVFAMSWQIALGGQLGPAVATALFACSLPMQGLWWLGKRSVTPLPPTLLNWFHEVREKLQAAGQAIAPVEGKPTYQSLADVLKRAFKQLDKTFLDDL from the coding sequence ATGGCTAATGAATCCGGCACCGTCGGTTGGTTTAAACTGTTCCAGTGTGGGCAGCATTATATGAAAACATGGCCTGCCGATAAGCGCCTGGCGGCCATTTTTCCGGAGAACCGTGTTTCACGTGCAACACGGTTTTCTATCCGCTTTATGCCGCCGCTGGCCGTTTTCGCCATGAGCTGGCAAATTGCGCTGGGCGGTCAGTTGGGCCCTGCCGTGGCGACCGCGCTGTTCGCCTGCAGCCTGCCAATGCAAGGGCTGTGGTGGTTGGGTAAGCGTTCCGTAACGCCATTACCGCCCACGCTGCTCAACTGGTTCCATGAAGTTCGCGAGAAACTGCAGGCCGCCGGCCAGGCCATCGCGCCAGTGGAAGGCAAACCCACGTATCAGTCGTTAGCCGATGTGCTGAAACGTGCTTTCAAGCAGCTTGATAAAACCTTCCTCGACGATCTTTAG
- the ackA gene encoding acetate kinase: protein MSSKLVLVLNCGSSSLKFAIIDPANGEEYLSGFAECFHLPEARIKWKMEGAKHEEALGAGAAHSEALNFIVKTILAQKPELSALITSIGHRIVHGGEKLTQSVIIDQDVIQGIKDASSFAPLHNPAHLIGIDEAMKNFPHLSDKNVAVFDTAFHQTMPEESYLYALPYKLYREHGVRRYGAHGTSHFYVTHEAAKVLNKPVEELNIITCHLGNGGSVAAIRNGVCVDTSMGLTPLEGLVMGTRSGDIDPAVVFFLHDTLGMSVDAINRLLTKESGLLGLTEVTSDCRYVEDNYTTKEDAKRAMDVYCHRLAKYIGSYTALMDGRLDAVIFTGGIGENAAMVRELSLGRLGLLGFEVDHERNLAARFGKSGYINKEGTRPALVIPTNEELVIAQDASRLTA from the coding sequence ATGTCGAGTAAGTTAGTTTTGGTTCTGAACTGCGGCAGTTCTTCACTCAAGTTTGCCATTATCGATCCGGCAAATGGTGAAGAATATCTCTCCGGTTTTGCCGAATGTTTCCACCTGCCAGAAGCACGCATTAAGTGGAAGATGGAAGGCGCTAAACACGAAGAAGCCTTAGGCGCTGGCGCGGCACACAGCGAGGCACTTAACTTCATCGTTAAAACTATTCTGGCACAAAAACCAGAGCTGTCTGCACTTATCACTTCGATAGGTCACCGCATCGTTCACGGTGGCGAAAAGCTGACCCAGTCCGTGATCATCGATCAGGATGTGATTCAAGGCATTAAAGATGCGTCGTCCTTCGCGCCGCTGCACAACCCGGCGCACCTGATCGGCATTGATGAAGCCATGAAGAACTTCCCGCACCTGTCAGATAAGAATGTGGCGGTTTTCGACACCGCTTTCCATCAGACAATGCCGGAAGAATCCTATCTTTATGCCCTGCCGTACAAACTGTATCGCGAGCACGGCGTTCGTCGCTATGGCGCACACGGTACCAGCCACTTCTATGTCACTCACGAAGCGGCCAAAGTGCTGAACAAGCCGGTTGAAGAGCTGAACATCATCACTTGCCATCTGGGCAACGGCGGTTCGGTTGCGGCTATCCGCAATGGCGTCTGTGTCGATACCTCGATGGGCCTGACCCCGCTGGAAGGTCTGGTGATGGGTACCCGTTCAGGCGATATCGATCCTGCAGTGGTGTTCTTCCTGCACGACACGCTGGGCATGAGCGTTGATGCGATTAACCGTCTGCTGACCAAAGAGTCTGGCCTGCTGGGTCTGACCGAAGTCACCAGCGACTGCCGTTACGTTGAAGACAACTACACCACCAAAGAAGATGCCAAGCGCGCCATGGACGTCTATTGCCACCGCCTGGCAAAATACATCGGTTCGTACACCGCGCTGATGGACGGTCGCCTGGATGCGGTCATCTTCACCGGCGGCATCGGTGAAAACGCCGCGATGGTTCGTGAACTGTCGCTGGGTCGCCTGGGCCTGCTTGGCTTCGAAGTGGATCATGAACGCAACCTGGCTGCCCGCTTCGGCAAATCAGGCTACATCAATAAAGAAGGCACACGCCCGGCTCTGGTCATCCCAACCAACGAAGAGTTGGTGATTGCCCAGGACGCCAGCCGTCTGACTGCATAA
- the pta gene encoding phosphate acetyltransferase: MSRTIMLIPTGTSVGLTSISLGVIRAMERKGVRLSVFKPIAQPRTGGDSPDQTTTIIRKSSSIPAAEPLQMSRVESLLGSNQQDVLMEEIIARYHENTKDAEVVLVEGLVPTRKHQFASALNYEIAKTLNAEIVFVMSLGNDSPAQLKERIELTQSSFGGSKNKSITGVIINKLNAPVDEQGRTRPDLSEIFDDSNKASVANIDPKQLFANSPLPVLGCVPWSFELIATRAIDMCRHLNAEVINEGDILTRRVKSVTFCARSIPHMLEHFRPGSLLVTSADRPDVIVSACLAAMNGVEIGAILLTGGYQIDEPIRKLCERAFATGLPVFMVKTNTWQTSLSLQSFNLEVPSDDTQRIERVQEYVASHIDSDWVESLTAASERSRRLSPPAFRYQLTELARKAGKRIVLPEGEEPRTIKAAAICAERGIASCVLLGNPEEIHRVAAVQGVELGKGIEIVDPEVARENYVARLVELRKSKGMTEVVAKEQLEDNVMLGTLMLERGEVDGLVSGAIHTTANTIRPPLQLIKTAPNSSLVSSVFFMLLPEQVLVYGDCAINPDPNPEQLAEIAIQSADSALAFGIEPRVAMISYSTGTSGAGSDVEKVREATRIAQEKRPDLVIDGPLQYDAAIMADVAKSKAPNSPVAGRATVFIFPDLNTGNTTYKAVQRSADLISIGPMLQGMRKPVNDLSRGALVDDIVYTIALTAIQSKQAEG; the protein is encoded by the coding sequence GTGTCTCGTACTATTATGCTCATCCCCACCGGCACCAGTGTCGGTTTGACCAGTATCAGCCTCGGTGTGATCCGCGCCATGGAACGTAAAGGCGTGCGCCTGAGCGTGTTCAAACCTATCGCCCAGCCTCGCACCGGCGGCGACTCGCCGGACCAGACCACCACCATCATCCGTAAAAGCTCCTCTATTCCCGCAGCAGAACCGCTGCAGATGAGCCGTGTGGAATCGTTGCTGGGTTCGAACCAGCAGGACGTGCTGATGGAAGAGATCATCGCGCGTTATCACGAAAACACCAAAGATGCCGAAGTGGTGCTGGTTGAAGGCCTGGTGCCGACCCGTAAGCACCAGTTCGCCTCTGCGCTAAACTATGAAATTGCCAAAACCCTGAATGCCGAAATTGTCTTCGTGATGTCACTGGGCAATGATTCTCCGGCTCAGTTAAAAGAACGCATCGAACTGACCCAGAGCAGCTTCGGCGGCAGCAAAAACAAAAGCATTACCGGCGTGATCATCAACAAACTGAACGCGCCAGTCGATGAACAAGGCCGTACCCGTCCGGATCTGTCCGAAATCTTTGATGACTCCAACAAAGCCAGCGTTGCCAATATCGATCCTAAGCAGCTGTTTGCCAACAGCCCGCTGCCGGTACTGGGCTGCGTGCCGTGGAGCTTCGAACTGATTGCCACCCGCGCCATCGATATGTGCCGCCACCTGAACGCTGAAGTGATCAACGAAGGCGATATTCTGACGCGCCGCGTGAAGTCCGTAACCTTCTGCGCGCGCAGCATCCCGCATATGCTGGAACACTTCCGTCCCGGTTCACTGCTGGTCACGTCAGCAGACCGTCCGGATGTGATCGTCTCTGCCTGTCTGGCGGCAATGAACGGCGTGGAAATCGGGGCCATCCTGCTGACCGGTGGCTACCAGATTGATGAGCCGATCCGCAAGCTGTGTGAGCGCGCCTTCGCCACCGGCCTGCCGGTGTTTATGGTGAAAACCAACACCTGGCAGACCTCCCTGAGCCTGCAAAGCTTCAATCTGGAAGTCCCAAGCGACGATACCCAGCGTATTGAGCGCGTGCAGGAATATGTCGCCAGCCATATCGACTCCGACTGGGTTGAATCGCTGACTGCGGCATCCGAGCGCAGCCGTCGTCTGTCGCCTCCGGCCTTCCGTTACCAGCTGACCGAGCTGGCGCGCAAAGCCGGCAAGCGCATCGTGCTGCCAGAAGGCGAAGAGCCACGCACCATCAAAGCAGCAGCCATCTGCGCCGAACGTGGCATCGCGTCATGCGTCCTGCTGGGCAACCCGGAAGAGATCCACCGCGTTGCCGCCGTGCAGGGCGTTGAGCTGGGTAAAGGCATCGAGATTGTCGATCCGGAAGTCGCGCGTGAGAACTATGTCGCGCGGCTGGTTGAGCTGCGTAAGAGCAAAGGCATGACCGAAGTGGTGGCCAAAGAGCAGCTGGAAGATAACGTGATGCTCGGTACGCTGATGCTGGAGCGTGGCGAAGTTGATGGTCTGGTTTCCGGTGCCATCCACACCACGGCCAACACCATTCGTCCGCCGTTGCAGCTGATCAAAACCGCGCCGAACAGCTCGCTGGTTTCGTCGGTGTTCTTTATGCTGCTGCCTGAGCAGGTTCTGGTGTATGGCGACTGCGCCATCAACCCGGATCCTAACCCGGAGCAGTTGGCAGAAATCGCGATTCAGTCTGCGGATTCCGCCCTCGCCTTCGGCATCGAGCCGCGCGTGGCGATGATCTCCTACTCAACCGGCACTTCCGGTGCAGGCAGTGACGTAGAGAAAGTGCGCGAAGCGACGCGCATCGCTCAGGAAAAACGCCCGGATCTGGTGATCGATGGTCCGCTGCAGTATGACGCGGCGATCATGGCGGACGTGGCAAAATCCAAGGCGCCAAACTCGCCGGTAGCGGGCCGTGCCACCGTATTTATCTTCCCGGACCTGAACACCGGTAACACCACCTACAAAGCCGTGCAGCGCTCTGCGGACCTGATCTCCATCGGGCCAATGCTGCAAGGTATGCGTAAGCCGGTAAACGACCTGTCTCGCGGTGCACTGGTAGACGATATTGTTTATACCATCGCACTGACGGCGATTCAGTCCAAACAGGCTGAAGGCTAA
- a CDS encoding TIGR04086 family membrane protein has translation MSDHNIHPVYSDVNTGVPLKRISWSAIFAGVILSVVIYLLLTILGTAIGATTIDPLKEQNPLDGLGTGAAIWTGLSMLISIGAGAFITGRLAQREGALHGLLMWAVNTLFVVWLAISLLSSAVSGTASVIGSGFSMVGNGISAIAPSVANKAKETLKENNFDLGNVQSELEKTLQQTGKPELQPQALKNDANKESQTAQDQAQNTANNPQNADTDLANWFKGVLQRNQDTLQAADVDALKNIIKARTGKSDQEVDQIVAQTQKSYEQARQKYQELKAQAEQKAREAAQQAAAATAKASWMTLIVLLIEAAVAGALGMMGRKTQPRQVVVR, from the coding sequence ATGAGCGACCATAATATCCATCCGGTTTACAGTGACGTTAATACTGGCGTCCCGCTTAAACGCATCTCGTGGAGTGCCATTTTTGCTGGCGTGATCTTATCAGTGGTCATTTATTTATTGCTGACCATTCTTGGTACCGCAATTGGTGCCACCACCATCGATCCGTTAAAAGAGCAAAACCCTCTGGATGGACTGGGCACAGGGGCCGCAATCTGGACGGGTTTAAGCATGCTGATTTCCATTGGCGCGGGGGCATTTATTACTGGCCGCCTGGCACAGCGTGAAGGCGCGTTACACGGCCTGCTGATGTGGGCGGTAAATACCTTGTTTGTGGTTTGGTTAGCTATCTCGCTATTAAGCAGCGCGGTGAGCGGTACCGCCAGCGTAATTGGTTCGGGCTTTAGCATGGTGGGCAACGGTATTTCTGCCATCGCGCCTTCCGTCGCCAATAAAGCGAAAGAAACGTTGAAGGAAAATAACTTCGATCTGGGAAATGTACAGAGCGAACTGGAAAAAACCCTGCAACAAACTGGCAAGCCAGAGTTACAGCCGCAGGCACTAAAAAATGATGCGAATAAGGAATCGCAGACGGCCCAGGATCAGGCGCAGAATACGGCGAATAATCCACAAAATGCCGATACGGATTTAGCAAACTGGTTCAAAGGCGTGCTGCAACGCAATCAGGATACGCTGCAGGCAGCCGATGTTGATGCGCTGAAAAATATCATCAAAGCGCGGACCGGAAAAAGCGATCAGGAAGTCGATCAGATCGTTGCGCAAACACAGAAAAGCTACGAGCAGGCGCGTCAGAAATATCAGGAACTGAAAGCTCAGGCCGAGCAGAAAGCGCGTGAAGCCGCTCAACAGGCTGCGGCCGCCACCGCCAAAGCCAGCTGGATGACTCTAATCGTCCTGCTGATTGAAGCTGCAGTTGCCGGTGCACTTGGCATGATGGGTCGTAAAACGCAGCCTCGTCAGGTAGTTGTTCGTTAA
- a CDS encoding ABC transporter ATP-binding protein, which yields MRSLVSFKNIKKSYDGEKLVVRNLNLDVQEGEFLTLLGPSGSGKTTSLMMLAGFETPTDGEIFLRDKPLHTLPPHQRDIGMVFQNYALFPHMTVAENLAFPLSIRKLSKADVKDRVSRILDMIKLTSLADRYPAQMSGGQQQRVALARALVFEPKLVLMDEPLGALDKQLREHMQMEIKQLHEMLGLTIVYVTHDQSEAMTMSNRVAVFNDGMIQQMDSPNRLYEQPANAFVAQFIGENNSLLATQVGSEGDYYQVRLDDGTRLDALKVRPSSPGKKIQLSIRPERVNVNAPEAGDQQVRARIQQFIYLGDHVRMLTEVGGQGNFMVKLTPAKVDSSWKPGSEVTLSWQPAHLRALDVMIQ from the coding sequence ATGAGATCACTGGTCAGTTTTAAGAACATCAAAAAGAGCTACGACGGCGAAAAGCTGGTGGTGCGCAATCTCAATCTGGACGTGCAGGAAGGCGAATTTTTGACGCTACTGGGGCCTTCCGGTTCCGGAAAAACCACCAGTCTGATGATGCTGGCCGGGTTTGAGACGCCGACCGACGGCGAGATTTTCCTGCGTGATAAGCCGCTGCACACGCTGCCGCCGCATCAGCGGGATATCGGCATGGTGTTCCAGAACTATGCGTTGTTCCCGCATATGACGGTGGCCGAGAACCTGGCGTTTCCGCTGTCGATCCGCAAGCTGAGCAAGGCGGACGTGAAGGATCGGGTCAGCCGGATCCTCGATATGATCAAACTGACCTCGCTGGCCGATCGATATCCGGCGCAAATGTCGGGTGGACAACAGCAACGCGTGGCCCTGGCCAGAGCGCTGGTGTTTGAACCTAAACTGGTCTTGATGGATGAGCCCTTAGGGGCGCTGGATAAGCAGCTGCGGGAACATATGCAGATGGAAATCAAGCAGCTGCACGAGATGCTGGGTCTGACGATTGTTTACGTCACCCACGACCAGAGCGAGGCGATGACCATGTCGAATCGCGTGGCGGTGTTTAACGACGGCATGATCCAGCAGATGGACAGCCCAAACCGCCTGTACGAACAGCCGGCGAATGCCTTTGTGGCGCAGTTTATCGGGGAGAATAACAGCCTGCTGGCGACTCAGGTCGGCTCGGAAGGGGATTACTATCAGGTGCGGCTGGATGACGGCACGCGTCTTGATGCGCTGAAGGTACGCCCAAGCTCGCCGGGTAAAAAGATCCAGCTCAGCATTCGCCCTGAGCGCGTCAACGTCAATGCGCCAGAAGCGGGTGACCAGCAGGTTCGTGCGCGAATTCAACAGTTTATCTATCTGGGGGATCACGTCAGAATGCTGACCGAAGTCGGTGGGCAGGGCAATTTTATGGTGAAGCTGACGCCTGCTAAAGTCGACAGCAGCTGGAAACCGGGCAGCGAAGTAACGCTTTCCTGGCAGCCAGCGCATCTGCGGGCGCTGGATGTGATGATTCAGTAA
- the pdxR gene encoding MocR-like pyridoxine biosynthesis transcription factor PdxR, with the protein MRTLLGDLLAHRLSQAPAGALGKRLYDVLQSAIQQGAIATGSRLPATRDLAKDLSVSRNTVLSAYEQLQSEGYLQTKTGSGTFVCERLPEMAPEANASPVPAGKPFNYIRLSSRGTRVLARSGAGAFQWGAFMPGVPDVSHMPHDIWRKIQLRLSRRMPVEALSYSSHGGCVQLQQALAEYLRVIRSLNCSADQILVTAGTHQSLDLLAKMLCDPGDSAWIEEPGYWGFRNVLAVNGVELLPTPVDEHGMVLPDIAAFSHVSRPPRLICVTPSHQYPLGSVMSLQRRQQLLDLAKNAGSWVVEDDYDGEFRFGDSPIPSLQGLSSDAPVIYLGTFSKTLYPGLRLSYMVVPKPLAARMKMAHSELYRGGNGLVQLTLAEFIREGHYAAHVRKMRQLYSRRRAALVDAITSSLGPAFLAQQSNAGLHLILSLPDGIDDVAVAAELEQQGVLTRPLSAYYLQGTTRRGLILGYACVEEQNMVATFAPVLACLQRRLKPS; encoded by the coding sequence TTGCGAACGTTACTTGGCGACCTGCTCGCACACCGTTTAAGCCAGGCTCCCGCAGGCGCGCTGGGCAAGCGTTTGTACGATGTTTTGCAGTCGGCGATCCAGCAAGGGGCTATTGCCACCGGCAGCCGTTTACCGGCCACCCGCGATCTGGCAAAAGATCTCTCTGTTTCGCGAAACACGGTGCTTTCGGCCTACGAACAGCTGCAGTCTGAGGGCTATCTGCAAACCAAAACCGGCAGTGGGACCTTCGTCTGCGAGCGGCTGCCGGAGATGGCGCCGGAGGCCAACGCGTCACCCGTCCCGGCGGGAAAACCGTTTAACTACATCCGCCTGTCCAGCCGTGGCACACGCGTGTTGGCGCGTAGCGGTGCCGGCGCCTTCCAGTGGGGCGCGTTTATGCCTGGCGTGCCCGACGTCAGCCATATGCCGCACGATATCTGGCGCAAAATCCAGTTACGGCTGAGCCGTCGGATGCCGGTGGAGGCACTGAGCTACTCCAGCCACGGCGGCTGCGTGCAGCTGCAGCAGGCGCTGGCCGAATACCTGCGGGTTATTCGCTCGCTGAACTGTTCGGCGGATCAGATTCTGGTCACCGCTGGCACGCATCAGTCGCTGGATTTGCTGGCGAAAATGCTGTGCGATCCGGGCGACAGCGCGTGGATTGAAGAGCCGGGTTACTGGGGATTTCGCAATGTGCTGGCGGTGAACGGCGTTGAACTGCTGCCGACGCCGGTGGATGAGCACGGCATGGTGCTGCCGGATATTGCCGCCTTCAGCCACGTCAGCCGACCGCCAAGGCTGATTTGCGTCACACCATCGCATCAGTATCCGCTGGGATCGGTGATGAGTTTGCAGCGGCGTCAGCAGCTGCTGGACCTGGCGAAAAACGCCGGAAGCTGGGTTGTTGAGGATGATTATGACGGCGAGTTTCGCTTTGGCGACAGCCCGATCCCTTCGCTGCAGGGATTGTCTTCGGATGCGCCGGTTATCTACCTCGGCACCTTCAGCAAAACGCTCTATCCCGGCCTGCGGCTGAGCTACATGGTGGTGCCTAAACCGCTGGCCGCGCGGATGAAAATGGCCCATTCGGAACTGTATCGCGGCGGGAACGGACTAGTGCAGCTGACGCTGGCCGAATTTATTCGCGAAGGACACTACGCCGCGCACGTCCGCAAGATGCGCCAGCTGTACAGCCGCCGCCGTGCCGCGCTGGTGGACGCCATCACCTCAAGCCTTGGACCGGCGTTTTTGGCGCAGCAAAGCAACGCCGGGCTGCACCTGATCCTCTCGCTTCCCGACGGCATCGACGATGTGGCCGTTGCGGCGGAACTGGAACAGCAGGGCGTGCTGACCCGGCCACTTTCAGCGTATTACCTGCAGGGCACCACGCGCCGGGGTTTGATCCTCGGTTATGCCTGCGTCGAGGAGCAGAACATGGTGGCAACCTTCGCGCCGGTGCTGGCGTGTTTGCAACGGCGGCTGAAACCCAGCTGA